The Novosphingobium terrae genome has a window encoding:
- the paoC gene encoding aldehyde oxidoreductase molybdenum-binding subunit PaoC: MKFETPAGANPTDQLKVLGRATSRIDGALKTTGKAAYAYERHDVVPNQAYGFVVGAGIAKGRITAMDTTLAKAAPGVLAVISTLDHAQPLPKSRFNTAHLFGGAQVEHYHQAIALVVADTFEQARAAAALIRTDYAREPGQFDLAKAAPNAPLVPGGKGKPDIARVGDFDTAFAQAPVQLDASYTTPDESHAMMEPHATIAAWDGDKLTVWTSNQMIAWGKASLATTLGIPAEKVRLDSPFVGGGFGGKLFIRADVVLAALGAKAAGRPVKLALTRPMMMNNTTHRPATIQRVRLGATRDGKLTAVAHNSTSGDLPGGDPETAVSQTQLLYAAPHRETFMKLAVLDLPEGNAMRAPGEAPGLMVLEMAMDEMAEKLGMDPVEFRILNDTQVDPAKPERRFSERHLVECLRTGAEKFGWSKRNPRPGQQREGRWLIGMGMAAGFRNNLLMKSAARIRLERDGKLTVETDMTDIGTGSYTILAQTAAEMMGVPLAAVTVKLGDSDFPASAGSGGQWGGNNSTAGLYAACVKLRGMVAQKLGLGEDAHFADGKVTDGGKALPLARAAADGPLTAEDLIEYGTLDKQYQQSTFASHFVEVAVDAYTGETRIRRMLAVCDAGRILNPKAARSQVIGAMTMGVGAALSEELAVDKRFGYFVNHDLAGYEVAVHADIPHQEVIFLDYPDDKSSPMKAKGVGELGLCGVGAAIANAIYNATGVRVRDYPITLDKHLEHLPVMA; the protein is encoded by the coding sequence ATGAAGTTCGAAACTCCGGCAGGCGCCAACCCCACCGACCAGCTGAAGGTCCTGGGCCGCGCTACATCCCGCATCGATGGCGCTCTCAAGACCACCGGGAAAGCAGCTTACGCCTATGAGCGGCACGATGTTGTCCCCAATCAGGCCTATGGCTTCGTGGTGGGCGCCGGTATTGCAAAGGGGCGTATCACCGCCATGGACACCACGCTGGCCAAGGCCGCGCCGGGTGTGCTGGCGGTGATCAGCACGCTCGACCATGCCCAGCCTTTGCCCAAAAGCCGTTTCAACACCGCTCACCTCTTCGGCGGGGCGCAGGTGGAGCATTACCATCAGGCGATCGCGCTGGTGGTGGCTGACACATTCGAGCAGGCGCGCGCCGCCGCCGCGCTTATTCGCACCGATTATGCCCGCGAGCCGGGGCAGTTCGATCTCGCGAAGGCAGCCCCCAACGCGCCGCTGGTGCCCGGTGGGAAAGGCAAGCCCGACATTGCCCGCGTGGGCGATTTCGACACAGCCTTTGCGCAGGCGCCCGTGCAACTCGACGCCAGCTACACCACGCCCGATGAAAGCCATGCGATGATGGAGCCGCATGCCACCATCGCCGCCTGGGATGGCGACAAGCTGACGGTCTGGACCTCGAACCAGATGATCGCCTGGGGTAAGGCAAGCCTGGCCACCACGCTGGGTATCCCGGCCGAGAAGGTCCGTCTGGACTCGCCCTTTGTCGGCGGTGGCTTTGGGGGCAAGCTGTTCATCCGCGCCGATGTCGTGCTCGCGGCGCTCGGCGCCAAGGCAGCCGGGCGCCCGGTCAAGCTCGCGCTGACCCGCCCGATGATGATGAACAACACCACGCATCGTCCGGCCACGATCCAGCGCGTGCGGCTCGGCGCCACGCGCGATGGCAAGCTGACGGCAGTCGCGCATAATTCGACCAGCGGTGACCTGCCAGGTGGCGATCCCGAAACCGCAGTGTCGCAGACACAGTTGCTTTATGCCGCGCCCCATCGCGAGACCTTCATGAAGCTGGCGGTGCTCGACCTGCCCGAAGGGAATGCGATGCGCGCGCCGGGCGAGGCCCCCGGCCTGATGGTGCTGGAAATGGCCATGGACGAGATGGCCGAGAAGCTGGGCATGGACCCGGTCGAATTCCGCATCCTCAATGACACACAGGTCGATCCGGCCAAACCTGAGCGCAGGTTCTCGGAGCGGCATCTTGTCGAATGCCTGCGGACCGGGGCGGAAAAGTTTGGCTGGTCGAAACGCAACCCCAGGCCAGGCCAGCAGCGCGAGGGGCGCTGGCTGATCGGCATGGGCATGGCCGCAGGTTTCCGCAACAATCTGCTGATGAAATCGGCGGCGCGCATCAGGCTGGAGCGGGACGGCAAGCTGACGGTCGAAACCGACATGACCGACATCGGCACCGGGTCCTACACCATCCTGGCCCAAACGGCAGCGGAGATGATGGGCGTGCCGCTCGCCGCAGTAACGGTCAAGCTGGGCGATAGCGATTTTCCCGCTTCGGCCGGTTCGGGCGGGCAGTGGGGCGGCAACAACTCGACGGCTGGTCTCTATGCCGCCTGTGTGAAGCTGCGTGGCATGGTGGCCCAAAAGCTGGGTCTGGGTGAGGATGCACACTTTGCGGATGGCAAGGTCACTGACGGAGGAAAGGCATTGCCACTGGCCCGTGCCGCCGCAGATGGGCCGCTTACCGCCGAGGATCTCATCGAATACGGCACGCTGGACAAGCAGTATCAGCAATCGACCTTTGCCAGCCATTTCGTCGAGGTGGCGGTCGACGCCTACACAGGCGAAACACGCATTCGGCGCATGCTGGCGGTCTGCGACGCCGGGCGCATTCTCAACCCCAAGGCGGCGCGTAGCCAGGTGATCGGCGCGATGACCATGGGCGTCGGGGCGGCGCTGAGCGAGGAGCTGGCGGTTGACAAGCGCTTTGGCTACTTCGTCAACCATGATCTGGCCGGATATGAGGTGGCGGTTCATGCCGACATTCCGCATCAGGAGGTGATCTTCCTCGATTACCCTGACGACAAATCCTCACCCATGAAAGCCAAAGGTGTGGGCGAGTTGGGCCTGTGCGGTGTGGGCGCTGCAATTGCCAACGCCATCTACAATGCGACCGGGGTAAGGGTCCGCGACTACCCCATCACGCTTGACAAGCATCTTGAACATCTGCCGGTGATGGCTTGA
- a CDS encoding xanthine dehydrogenase family protein molybdopterin-binding subunit — protein MSIGNDAKQAVQGAIQGVMAKGIALAPDSWMPGGRPDPLIRQTHGAIGQPLSRLDGPLKVSGRATFAAEFPMERMVYAAVLFSPIPKGRITGIDSAAARRAPGVVAIMTHENAPRLNPPPAFMSQPKAAGGDTLPVMQDDRIHWNGQPVAVVLAETQDQADHARSLISASYDAEEALTDFDRAKKQGTQQAMFMGQPLHNEAGEAENALAEAAVNVDAVYRTPRHNHNAIELHGVTVAWQGDTLRIHDASQLVAHTAWSVAQMFGMDEKKVIVTSPFVGGGFGGKCLWQHQVLAAAAAKLAGRPVRLVLSREGVYRVVGGRAQTEQRVALGADHAGKLKALIHCGTTAKTATNAMPEPFIMPTRSAYASETVLLDVQTVELAMLANTFMRAPGESVGTFALESAMDELAHELGIDPIDLRLRNEPDKDPTSGLPFSSRNIEQAWRDGAKRFGWGRRNPRPGAVRDGEWLVGIGCATSTYPYYRMPGGAARITLRRDGSAVIDIAAHEMGMGTATAQTQVAAQRLGLPIESITFNYGDSTLPGVVLAGGSQQTASIGASVQAAQHELVTQLLKMAGNDSPLAGLGAEEVVGHEGGLAKIDALDIHETYASILGWAGQEALEVQGEAAAPLETMHWSMHSHGAMFCEVRVNAITGEPRVSRFLGSFDCGRILNPKTATSQFRGGIIMGIGLALLEETQFDPRNGRIMNPSLSDYHVPVHMDVPEIDVMWTDIPDPHTPMGARGIGEIGITGTGAAIANAVFNATGKRVRDLPITLDKLL, from the coding sequence ATGAGCATTGGCAACGACGCCAAACAGGCCGTGCAGGGCGCAATCCAGGGTGTGATGGCCAAGGGCATTGCTCTGGCGCCCGACAGCTGGATGCCCGGTGGCCGCCCGGACCCGCTTATTCGCCAGACCCATGGTGCCATCGGGCAACCGCTCTCCCGTCTGGACGGTCCACTCAAGGTTTCGGGACGAGCAACCTTTGCCGCCGAGTTTCCGATGGAAAGGATGGTCTACGCCGCCGTGCTGTTCTCGCCCATACCCAAGGGAAGGATCACCGGAATCGATAGCGCTGCCGCCCGCCGCGCTCCCGGCGTGGTGGCCATCATGACCCATGAGAATGCACCCCGGCTCAATCCGCCACCTGCCTTTATGTCGCAGCCCAAAGCTGCGGGCGGCGACACGCTGCCGGTCATGCAGGACGATCGTATCCATTGGAATGGACAGCCTGTCGCCGTGGTGCTTGCCGAAACGCAGGACCAGGCAGATCACGCCAGGTCGTTGATCTCGGCGAGTTATGATGCCGAGGAAGCCCTGACAGATTTCGACCGTGCGAAAAAGCAGGGCACACAACAGGCCATGTTCATGGGCCAGCCTCTGCATAATGAGGCCGGCGAGGCGGAGAATGCTTTGGCCGAGGCGGCGGTTAATGTCGATGCGGTCTACCGCACACCCCGGCACAATCACAATGCCATCGAACTGCATGGCGTGACGGTCGCCTGGCAGGGAGACACGTTGCGGATCCACGATGCCTCACAGCTGGTGGCCCACACCGCCTGGTCCGTGGCCCAGATGTTCGGCATGGATGAGAAGAAAGTCATCGTGACCTCTCCCTTTGTCGGGGGTGGCTTCGGAGGCAAGTGTCTGTGGCAGCATCAGGTGCTGGCCGCAGCGGCGGCGAAGCTGGCCGGGCGCCCGGTTCGCCTCGTGCTGTCGCGCGAAGGCGTCTATCGCGTGGTTGGAGGCCGGGCCCAGACCGAGCAGCGCGTGGCGTTGGGGGCTGACCATGCGGGTAAGCTCAAAGCGCTGATCCATTGCGGTACCACTGCCAAGACCGCAACCAATGCCATGCCTGAACCCTTCATCATGCCCACGCGCAGCGCCTATGCATCTGAAACGGTCCTGCTCGATGTGCAGACCGTCGAGCTTGCGATGCTTGCCAACACCTTCATGCGGGCGCCGGGAGAATCGGTGGGCACCTTCGCTCTGGAAAGCGCGATGGATGAGCTGGCGCATGAACTGGGCATCGATCCAATCGACCTGCGCCTGCGCAACGAGCCCGACAAGGACCCGACTTCAGGTTTGCCCTTCTCCTCGCGCAACATCGAGCAGGCCTGGCGCGACGGGGCAAAGCGCTTCGGGTGGGGCCGGCGCAATCCCCGACCTGGAGCAGTCCGCGATGGGGAATGGCTGGTAGGCATAGGCTGCGCGACATCGACCTACCCCTATTATCGGATGCCTGGCGGAGCGGCGCGCATCACTCTGCGGCGCGACGGCTCGGCGGTGATCGACATTGCCGCTCATGAAATGGGCATGGGCACGGCGACCGCCCAGACCCAGGTGGCGGCCCAGAGGCTCGGCTTGCCGATCGAAAGCATCACCTTCAACTACGGCGACTCCACCTTGCCGGGCGTGGTGCTTGCAGGAGGATCGCAGCAGACAGCCTCGATCGGCGCTTCGGTGCAGGCTGCGCAGCATGAACTGGTCACTCAGTTGCTCAAGATGGCCGGCAATGACTCTCCCCTGGCCGGGCTGGGAGCGGAGGAGGTTGTCGGCCATGAGGGCGGGCTGGCCAAAATCGATGCGCTGGATATCCATGAGACCTACGCCTCGATCCTGGGGTGGGCCGGCCAAGAGGCACTTGAGGTCCAGGGCGAGGCTGCTGCCCCGCTCGAAACCATGCACTGGTCGATGCATAGCCACGGTGCAATGTTCTGCGAGGTCCGCGTCAATGCCATCACAGGCGAGCCTCGCGTGAGCCGTTTTCTGGGCTCGTTCGATTGTGGTCGCATCCTCAACCCCAAGACCGCCACCAGCCAGTTTCGCGGCGGCATCATCATGGGGATCGGTCTGGCGCTGCTGGAAGAGACGCAGTTCGATCCGCGCAACGGGCGCATCATGAACCCATCCCTCTCGGATTATCATGTCCCGGTGCATATGGATGTGCCCGAGATCGATGTGATGTGGACGGACATTCCCGACCCGCACACGCCGATGGGCGCGCGTGGCATTGGCGAGATCGGCATCACCGGGACCGGAGCGGCGATTGCCAACGCCGTCTTCAATGCCACGGGAAAGCGCGTGCGCGATTTGCCTATTACCCTGGACAAGCTCCTTTGA
- a CDS encoding IS110 family RNA-guided transposase: MEISTIGLDLAKNVFQVHGVDKEGTVIVRKALRRAQMLPFFARLSPCLVGIEACGTSHHWARELQNLGHEVRLMPPCYVKPYVKRGKNDAADAEAICEAVTRPTMRFVAIKSREQQAALSLHRVRSLLTGQRTQLVNMMRCQLAEFGIAIPIGLGRALHLAQQIEDGEAAIDLPPQAAQVIGMLCELVLKLHARLHELDLRLEALRRSDDMARRLATIPGIGSIGATALAASVTDPHQFRSGRQFAAWLGLTPRQQSSGGKERLGRITKMGDKYLRQLLVIGATSLLRRAKEGPATVHPFLVGILARKSARVASVAMANKIARIAWAVMTRGQVYQSHHVPGLAA; encoded by the coding sequence ATGGAAATTAGCACGATCGGCCTCGATCTGGCCAAAAATGTCTTCCAGGTTCACGGTGTCGACAAAGAGGGCACCGTCATTGTGCGCAAGGCGTTGCGCCGAGCGCAAATGTTGCCCTTCTTTGCAAGGCTATCGCCCTGCCTTGTCGGCATCGAGGCTTGCGGGACATCGCATCATTGGGCGCGGGAACTGCAAAACCTTGGTCACGAGGTGCGACTGATGCCGCCATGCTACGTGAAGCCCTATGTAAAACGCGGCAAGAACGATGCTGCTGATGCCGAGGCCATCTGCGAGGCGGTGACACGTCCGACGATGCGGTTCGTGGCGATCAAGTCTCGTGAGCAGCAGGCGGCCCTGTCACTTCACCGGGTGCGCTCTCTTTTGACTGGTCAACGTACACAGTTGGTCAACATGATGCGCTGCCAGTTAGCAGAGTTTGGTATCGCCATTCCGATCGGACTTGGGCGGGCGCTGCATCTGGCGCAACAGATCGAAGATGGCGAGGCCGCGATTGATCTGCCACCACAAGCGGCGCAGGTGATCGGCATGCTGTGCGAGCTGGTGCTCAAGCTTCATGCCCGGCTTCATGAACTTGATTTGCGCCTGGAAGCTCTCCGGCGAAGCGATGACATGGCGCGTCGGTTGGCGACGATCCCGGGCATTGGTTCGATTGGCGCAACCGCGCTGGCAGCATCGGTTACCGACCCGCACCAGTTCAGGTCTGGCCGCCAGTTTGCCGCATGGCTTGGCCTGACACCGCGTCAGCAGTCGAGTGGCGGCAAGGAGCGCCTTGGCCGGATCACCAAGATGGGCGATAAATATCTACGGCAGCTGTTGGTCATCGGGGCGACCTCCCTGCTACGCCGCGCCAAGGAGGGCCCTGCAACGGTTCACCCGTTTCTCGTTGGGATACTGGCTAGAAAATCTGCCCGCGTGGCCAGCGTCGCCATGGCCAACAAGATAGCGCGGATCGCGTGGGCGGTCATGACACGCGGTCAGGTCTATCAATCACACCATGTGCCCGGATTGGCCGCATGA
- a CDS encoding FAD binding domain-containing protein encodes MNPFSYARASDPGDAVLRGAAQGSQYLGGGTNLVDLMRETIERPSALVDVTGLSDRIEERPDGGLRIGAAVRNTAMAEHPLVRSRYPILTRAIVAGASPQIRNMATVGGNLLQRTRCAYFYDTDGARCNKRQPEQGCDARDGFNRMHAIFGGSSSCVAVHPSDLCVALMALDPTVHTLSSQGEREIPFAELHRLPGDRPDIETMLEPGELITGLTLPAVPLGARSAYRKVRDRSSYAFALVSVAAVLNVEDGRVQDVRIALGGVAPKPWRAAKAEAALRGAPGNEASFAAAAREELADAVPLRDNGFKAELARRTIEAVLSQLAGEAA; translated from the coding sequence ATGAACCCTTTCTCCTATGCCCGGGCCAGTGACCCTGGCGATGCGGTTCTTCGCGGTGCAGCTCAAGGCAGCCAATATCTTGGGGGCGGAACCAACCTGGTCGATCTTATGCGCGAGACGATCGAGCGACCCAGCGCGCTCGTCGATGTCACCGGCCTGTCAGACAGGATCGAAGAACGCCCCGATGGGGGCCTTCGGATTGGTGCGGCTGTCCGCAACACGGCCATGGCCGAGCATCCTCTGGTGCGCTCGCGATACCCTATTCTCACCAGGGCGATCGTTGCCGGCGCCAGCCCCCAGATCCGCAACATGGCGACGGTCGGGGGCAACCTGCTGCAGCGAACGCGATGTGCCTATTTTTATGACACCGATGGTGCCCGATGCAACAAGCGGCAGCCGGAGCAAGGATGCGACGCTCGCGATGGGTTCAACCGTATGCATGCGATTTTTGGGGGATCTTCATCCTGCGTGGCGGTGCATCCCTCCGATCTTTGCGTGGCCTTGATGGCGCTCGACCCTACTGTCCACACCTTGAGCAGCCAGGGCGAACGCGAAATACCCTTCGCCGAGTTGCACCGTCTCCCTGGTGACCGCCCCGACATTGAGACCATGCTTGAGCCGGGCGAGCTGATTACAGGGCTCACGCTCCCAGCAGTACCTTTGGGCGCGCGTAGCGCGTACCGAAAGGTCCGTGATCGTTCCAGCTATGCCTTCGCGCTTGTGTCGGTCGCTGCTGTGCTCAATGTCGAGGACGGGCGGGTTCAGGACGTCCGTATTGCACTGGGCGGCGTGGCACCCAAGCCATGGCGCGCCGCGAAGGCAGAAGCTGCGTTGCGCGGGGCACCCGGGAATGAAGCGTCCTTCGCCGCTGCTGCCCGCGAAGAGTTGGCTGACGCGGTGCCGCTGCGAGACAATGGCTTCAAGGCCGAACTTGCCCGTCGCACGATCGAAGCTGTCCTGAGCCAATTGGCAGGAGAAGCTGCATGA
- a CDS encoding XdhC family protein gives MDLTASPGAVYSDWVIPFLADAMAAGQRVALVTLVGVTGSSPRPLGSQLAVREDGASVGLISGGCVEPSLVMDAVRAIREQHCYLERYGQGSRFIDVRLPCGSGIDVWFDTGLTSEIVQDLITARASRKPVVLAIDTATGHRRLIEGDCPAGVGAEGVFLRAYSPPCKITIAGAGHVMVALAQLCRLSEIAVDLVSTDRLTCQLLEHHGFRPMQVNAWAYYDWQQLDRWSGAVLLSHDHDDEADILATILGTPAFYVGALGSRRTHARRCDLLRHMGGEEEAIARINGPVGLSIGAMTPPEIATSILAEVIAHWRAMPIGSEVHSSWPDAILGQPLRMPAYAGRKV, from the coding sequence ATGGATCTCACCGCCTCGCCTGGCGCAGTCTACAGCGATTGGGTTATCCCCTTCCTGGCTGACGCCATGGCGGCGGGGCAGCGTGTCGCGTTGGTGACGTTGGTCGGCGTCACCGGCTCGTCGCCGCGCCCGCTCGGCAGTCAATTGGCGGTGCGCGAGGATGGGGCGTCTGTTGGCCTCATCAGCGGGGGATGTGTTGAGCCCAGTCTGGTTATGGACGCTGTCCGGGCGATCCGGGAGCAGCACTGCTATCTGGAGCGCTACGGACAGGGCTCGCGCTTCATCGATGTTCGCCTCCCCTGTGGATCGGGCATTGATGTCTGGTTCGACACGGGCTTGACGTCCGAGATCGTGCAGGATCTGATCACGGCCAGAGCTTCGCGCAAACCGGTGGTTCTCGCGATCGACACGGCGACGGGGCATCGTCGGCTGATTGAGGGAGACTGCCCTGCTGGGGTAGGCGCTGAGGGTGTTTTCCTGCGAGCCTATTCACCGCCTTGCAAGATCACCATCGCCGGAGCAGGCCATGTCATGGTCGCTCTGGCTCAGCTTTGCCGCTTGTCTGAGATCGCGGTGGATCTGGTCAGCACTGACAGGCTGACCTGCCAATTGCTCGAACATCACGGTTTCAGACCTATGCAGGTCAACGCATGGGCATACTATGACTGGCAGCAATTGGATCGCTGGTCAGGCGCCGTCTTGCTCTCGCATGATCACGACGATGAGGCTGATATCCTCGCGACCATTCTGGGCACCCCGGCCTTTTACGTCGGAGCGCTGGGGTCTCGACGCACGCATGCGCGGCGTTGCGATCTGTTGCGCCATATGGGCGGGGAAGAGGAAGCCATCGCCCGGATCAATGGCCCCGTGGGTCTATCCATCGGCGCCATGACCCCTCCTGAGATCGCCACATCCATTCTAGCCGAAGTGATCGCACATTGGCGGGCGATGCCGATCGGCTCGGAAGTTCACTCATCTTGGCCGGATGCAATACTTGGCCAGCCCCTCCGTATGCCGGCCTACGCCGGACGGAAGGTTTGA
- the paoA gene encoding aldehyde dehydrogenase iron-sulfur subunit PaoA, translating to MGIDDRLEMSRRGVLAAGAAGAVVVQSGLGHAAPVPAAEKTVFVPLSLEVNGTSHDLRLDTRTTLLDTLRDHLHLTGTKKGCDHGQCGACTVIVNGERINSCLTLALQHQGDKITTIEGLGTADKLHPMQAAFIEHDGFQCGYCTPGQICSAVSVLEEIRRGVPSHAQEDLLTTPQATNTEMRERMSGNICRCGAYSNILEAMAEVAGERA from the coding sequence ATGGGGATCGACGACCGCTTGGAGATGTCACGCCGAGGCGTGTTGGCGGCAGGCGCCGCAGGCGCAGTTGTCGTGCAATCGGGCCTCGGCCATGCCGCGCCTGTGCCGGCCGCTGAGAAGACGGTGTTCGTTCCGCTTTCTCTCGAGGTCAACGGCACGTCGCATGATCTGCGGCTCGACACCCGGACCACCCTGCTCGACACGCTGCGCGATCATCTGCATTTGACGGGCACAAAGAAGGGGTGCGACCACGGCCAGTGCGGCGCCTGCACGGTGATCGTCAACGGCGAGCGGATCAACTCCTGCCTGACGCTTGCCTTGCAACATCAGGGCGACAAGATCACGACCATCGAGGGGCTCGGTACAGCCGATAAGCTTCATCCGATGCAGGCAGCCTTCATCGAGCACGACGGCTTCCAGTGCGGCTATTGCACGCCTGGGCAGATCTGCTCGGCGGTTTCGGTGCTGGAAGAAATCCGACGTGGGGTGCCCAGCCATGCGCAGGAGGATCTGCTGACCACGCCGCAAGCCACCAACACCGAGATGCGCGAGCGCATGAGCGGCAACATATGCCGCTGCGGCGCCTATTCGAATATCCTCGAAGCTATGGCGGAAGTTGCCGGAGAACGCGCATGA
- a CDS encoding 2Fe-2S iron-sulfur cluster-binding protein translates to MNVNGAEASLPDDPRVSLLDMLRDHLSLPGTKKGCNQGACGACTVLVDGERILSCLALAVQYEGRSITTIEGLGQPGQLHPIQKAFVQHDGFQCGYCTPGQICSAVGMLAEVERGVPSHVTGVLETVMLTREEMRERMSGNLCRCGAYNGIIDAIADELEAESHAEAAQ, encoded by the coding sequence ATGAACGTGAACGGCGCAGAGGCTTCTCTGCCAGACGACCCGCGTGTCTCCCTGCTGGACATGCTGCGCGACCATCTGTCGCTCCCCGGCACCAAAAAGGGTTGCAATCAGGGAGCCTGTGGCGCCTGCACCGTGTTGGTCGATGGCGAACGGATCCTGTCCTGCCTGGCTCTGGCCGTGCAATATGAGGGCCGATCGATCACGACCATTGAGGGTCTGGGTCAACCCGGCCAGCTTCATCCGATCCAAAAAGCCTTCGTACAGCATGACGGCTTCCAGTGTGGCTATTGCACGCCAGGTCAGATCTGCTCGGCGGTCGGGATGCTGGCCGAGGTGGAGCGCGGTGTTCCCAGCCATGTCACGGGTGTTCTGGAAACGGTGATGCTGACGCGCGAGGAGATGCGTGAGCGCATGAGCGGTAACCTGTGTCGCTGTGGTGCGTACAACGGCATCATTGACGCCATCGCCGATGAGCTGGAAGCAGAAAGCCATGCGGAGGCGGCGCAATGA
- a CDS encoding FAD binding domain-containing protein, translating into MKAFTYERATSPAQAAQAVAHTPGARFLAGGTNLLDLMKLQIETPTHLVDVQDLKLDRIEPTPESGLRIGAFVRNTALASDLRVRRDYGVLTRAIVAGASGQLRNKATTAGNLLQRTRCPYFYDTNQPCNKRQPGSGCGAIGGVSRQLGVIGTSDACIATYPGDMAVALRLLDAQVETVDPQGAKRSIPIAEFHRLWGNTPHIENSLKRGELITAVTLPAPIGGRHLYHKVRDRASYAFALVSVAAVIQPDGTGRVAFGGVAPKPWRVEAAETAMPHGAAAVTAQVFADARPTADNRFKLALATRTLAGVIADAKTAGAGA; encoded by the coding sequence ATGAAGGCCTTCACCTACGAGCGCGCGACCTCGCCGGCGCAGGCCGCTCAAGCTGTGGCTCACACGCCCGGCGCGCGCTTCCTTGCCGGCGGCACCAATCTGCTCGATCTGATGAAACTGCAGATCGAAACACCGACCCACCTGGTCGATGTGCAGGATTTGAAGCTTGACCGCATCGAGCCGACGCCTGAGAGCGGCCTGCGCATCGGCGCATTCGTGCGCAATACGGCGCTCGCTTCCGATCTGCGGGTGCGCCGTGATTATGGCGTCCTCACCCGCGCTATCGTGGCGGGGGCCTCTGGCCAGCTGCGTAACAAGGCAACCACGGCGGGCAATCTGCTCCAGCGCACGCGGTGCCCTTACTTCTACGACACCAACCAGCCCTGCAACAAGCGCCAGCCCGGTTCCGGCTGCGGGGCAATTGGCGGCGTTTCCCGGCAATTGGGCGTCATCGGCACGAGCGACGCCTGCATTGCAACTTATCCGGGCGATATGGCGGTCGCTTTGCGCCTTCTTGATGCTCAAGTCGAAACCGTCGATCCGCAAGGCGCCAAGCGAAGCATTCCTATTGCCGAGTTCCACCGCCTGTGGGGCAACACGCCGCATATCGAAAACAGCCTGAAACGCGGCGAACTGATCACTGCCGTGACCCTGCCGGCGCCCATCGGCGGTCGCCATCTCTACCACAAGGTGCGCGACCGCGCCTCTTATGCGTTCGCGCTGGTGTCGGTCGCCGCCGTGATCCAGCCCGACGGCACTGGGCGCGTCGCCTTTGGCGGTGTAGCCCCCAAACCATGGCGTGTGGAGGCGGCGGAGACAGCCATGCCTCATGGCGCGGCTGCCGTCACTGCGCAGGTGTTCGCCGATGCCCGGCCCACCGCTGACAACCGATTCAAGCTGGCTCTCGCCACCCGCACCCTTGCCGGGGTGATCGCAGACGCCAAAACGGCGGGAGCAGGCGCATGA